CTACTATCTGTGGTTCCCTTGGGAAAAGTTTCTCCTGCGGCTGTTTGATATATTCCGTTTGATGGGATAGCGTCTAGCAATTTGTTGATATCGTCTTGTTGATTTTTGGGACTGAATTTCTGTTACTGTTTCTCTGTACTGAAACTGTGCTGCCATTTGGTCAGGTTCCTGAATTATCTGCTGACATTCCTGGACTGTTTCATTACCGGCTAGGGTGGAGTCCTTCAGGGATTTCATCTCCTCTGCAATTGTCTGCACTGACTGTCCAAGCTGGAAAATAATGGTCTCCAGACGACTAAGGCGCATTTCAGATGACGTTTGGTCTGCAGGCAAACCACTATCTTCTTGGGGGGTCGGCAACGACATTGGTATCTTAAGCAGTGACAATTTGTTTTCCCGTATCCACTGTTGAATTGTTTCTATGGGAAGTTGAATTTCAGCAGCTAAATTTTCCTCTGTAACTTCTTCAGTTTCACGCAGCTTGATAATTCTGGCTGCTTTCTTTTCTCCAACACCTTCAAATGTCCGCAACTCTTGAGCAATGGCAGCATAGATATTGACAGCCATAGTTGTACAATTGTGTGTAACCGTAATATTTGAGAAAAGGTTTATAACACAAAAACAGTTTGAGAGTCTCTGACCCTACCAACctactatatatataaagtaatgTTGAAATAAGGGCAGCTATTTCTCAGTAAAATGTTCCTAACCTTTAATATCAcacaaaatatataacgtgGCTAATTTACTATTAAAATTTCCCAAATAATCCTAAGAAATTGTAAGAATAACGTGAAATTTAccaaaaacttgatttgtttacaAACTGAGTTTCAAAATGAAAGTACTTTCGATTGAGATGACCAATTCCGGTCACGCGGTCACGTGCTTCCGTCTTGCTCAATTCCAATCCAAAATGGCTAGCACGTGTTATGTGCAAATATAGCGAACTACAAAAAATTCGTATCTTccaaattatttatcaaaaaaaaaatattagatagATTGAAAGCGTTCAAAAACTAAAAGGGAACACGTTAACCTACACTAATAAAGAAACACGTGtcaaaaaatgtgaattttcGACGAAACACGTGTATGAGCTGAGTGAACTGAGTCAGTGCCGACAGTTCAACTGACtcggaaaaaaaatacaacaaattgTAGATCCGTGTCCCGGCGACGCCAGATGTCGTGAGACGAGTGAATACTGTCAATATTTATTGGCATGTATATGCAAGTATACACAAACCTTAGAATACACCGGTCAAACTAAGACTTCGGAGAGGAGTCTGGTCTGTTCCATGTACATGTGGTCAGGGTCTGTATATCTATCTGTATTAATAGCACCCCGAACCCGATGAATAGTAAGATAATAGAAAGGGTACTTGTACCACACTAGCATGTCAACTAGAGTAGTGAAAGACAAGAGAACAAAACATTCTACATGCAAGTTACCTCCCTTTACTGGAGAAGGAAAAGAGAAATGGTCCGTTTGGATAAGTCGTTTTGAAACTGTAGCGAGTAGATCTCGATGGTCAGATGAAGAAAAATAGGATGAactcttaccaaaattacgtgGAGAAGCTGGCGAATTTGTATTTGATCAGTTGAAACACAAAACTAGAAGCAACTACCGTACACTTGTTGATGAGATAGATAGCAGATATAGAattgtggaaacaaaaaaaTCCTTAGAGGCAAAATTTAGCAACCGTAAACAAAGATCTAATGAAAGTGTTGAAACGTATGCTAGAGAACTAAAGAAACTTTATGCAAAAGCATATCCTGATAGAGACGACAAAACTAAACGAGAGGATCTTCTTAGAAGATTTTTCGATGGTTTAATTGATGAAAAGGTTCAATTGCAAGTAGAATTTGTCAAGGATCCTGACAACATCGATGATGCAGTCTTTGAAGTGGTTAATTTCCAAGATATGAATAAAAGAAACAGCAATAAGCAGGAGAAAAAAATGACAAGGGCCATAACTGAAGCTCCTCAGAATAATTTCAAGAATAATCCCAGAAACAAAGAAACTTCAAGTGGTACACAACAAAAGCCAAAGGTTAACAACAAGTCGTCAAGTTACTCATCATCAGAAAATCAGCTGCAAGATGAAATGAATAAACTTAGACAATTAATGTCAGAGATTCAGAAATCCATTGAACAACTGAGTCAAAGAAACCCTCCTTTTAAGAATACAAAATCCTCCATGTCATGTTATCATTGTGGAAAACTTGGTCACTTCAAACAGGATTGTCCCATGTTgcatttttaaccatatgtaaccCCTCCTGTAAGTCAACATTATAATCGAAGTTTGAGATCCAACTCGTATTCTGCTGCTCCTTTAAACATCCAAGGATCGTAACTGGTGGTCGACGAACGGTCCATGACTAACGGTCCATGACTCTGAGAAGAACGATCTACAAAagatcaaaaatgaaaatgctaTAAATAGTAATTACCAAAGAAGTCCTGGAATTTACGTTGAAGGACAAGTTAATGGATCCTGTCTTATATTTACTTTAGGTACTGGAGCTGCCAGAACAATTTTGTCAAAATCAGTCTTCGAAACTTTGGAGAAGAAACCTCCTCTACATAAGACTACTGAAATTTTGAATGCCTGTGGCAGAGAAATAGAAGTGCTTGGTGAAGCaaaatttacattgaaattGGGAGATTTCCTAACTGATCAGCACATCATAGTTGCAGAAATAGATGATGATTGTCTTTTGGGTGTTGATGTCCTATATGCAGAACATAATATGCCTGCAGAAATATTACTGAGTAGAGGGATACTTAAACTACAAAATAAGGAAATTCCTTGTTTCCAGACTACTACAAACAGCAAATGTCGTAGAGTTACGGCGGCAGACAATTACGAAATTCCACTGTTCAGCGAAAGAGTCATACAGGCCTTTGTTGAGAGATCTGAAGATCCCAATGAACAAAAGGAGTTATTAATTGAGCCGTCAGAACTTTTCGCTGAACGATACGAACTTCATATGGCAAATACTCTTGtagatattaaaaacaatactaccgTACCTGTTAGACTACTCAACCTTACCAATACGGAACAGTGTATCCATCGAGATGCTGTTATAGGTGTAGCAGATGAATTTATACATGATGTTCAACTTCCTACAGGTGGAATAAAGAATCCAGACACTTCTACCTTGTCGATCAGAGACGTTACTGAAATTGACGCAAGAGAAGTTAAAGAATTGCCAGGCCATATGAAAGATTTGTATACCAATGCTgttgaaaataatgattttgaagACTtgtccaaagaaaaaaattataatttactttgtGAATACAGTGGTGCTTTTTCTAAAGATGACTTAGATTTGGGATATACTACAGTGACCGAACACAAAATAGATACTGGTGATAGTAAGCCTATAAAATTGCCACCAAGAAGAGTGCCTCTCGCCTACGCTGATGCAGAATTTCAATTAATAAAAGATATGGAAAAACAGGGTATCAATCAGAAGTCTAATTCTCCATGGGCACCCCCTTTAAACTTAGTCATGAAGAAAAATGGAAAGGTCAGACCATGTATCGATTATCAAAAGGTGAATGATGTAACTAAAAACGACGCCCAGAATACAAGATTGTCTTGATGCTGTAGCTGGAGCTTCTATTTTCTCTACCTTTGACTTAACTTCTGGATATCACCAAATGCCAGTAAAGAAATCTGATGTTCCAAAAACTGCGTTTATTAAATACTAAATATGGCCTTTGGGAATTTTTAACAATGCCAATGGGACTAAAGGGAAGTGCTCAAACCTTCCAAAGAACAGATCATTTTGAATGGACTGCAGTGGCAAACCTGTCTAATTTATTTAGACGATATTATCGTTTTGGATCAACTTtccatgaacattttaaaaaagagtcAAAGAAGTTTTAGATTGTATACATCAAGCTGGATTAAAGTTAAAACCCAAAAAGTGCCAGTTTTTCCAACAAGAAGTTACCTTCTTAGGTCATGTGGTAAACAAAGACGGTGTTAAACCAAACCCCGAAAATATTTCCAAGATTTTGGAATACCCAATACCGAAAAATGTTACTGAAATACGGCAAATATTAGGAATGGCGCCATATTACAGAAAATTTGTCAAGGACTTCTCTGCCATTGCGGATCCTTAATTCATTTAACAAAGAAAGATGTCCCTTTCAAATGGACTGAAGATTGCAATATAGCTTttacgaaaattaaaaaatgtcttaCGGGACCAGATATTATGGCCTTTCCTATGCCTAATGAAGAATTTATTCTTGATACTGATGCCAGTAATTACAACGTTGGAGCTGTCCTAAGTCAAATTCAAAATGGCCAAGAGAGAGTTATCTCGTATGCCAGTAAAACTATGAACAAGGCCGAGACAAATTATTGCGTCACTCACAAAGAATTATTAGCAGTGAAATACTTTgtagaatattttaaacaatgcctaCTAGGCAGAAAATTTAGAGTACGAACAGATCACCAAGCCTTAGTTTGGCTGTTCAAAATTAAAGAACCAAAAGGACGTATTGCCAGATGGATAAAAATACTATCagcatatgattttttaatagaaaacagACCTGGACATAAACACGGCAATGCTGATGCTTTATCAAGATGCCCCAATCCTCATAGTTGTGAATGTTCTGTTGACACAAAGTTAAAATGTGGACCctgtaaaaaatgtattaaaagaaatgaagagTCTCCCCAAAAGAAAATGTGGCCTAAAAATCATACAAGTGATGAAAATAACATTCGTGCTGTTACCCGTAATCAGACACATTAAAATGTGGACCctgtaaaaaatgtattaaaagaaatgaagagTCTCCCCAAAAGAAAAGGTGGCATAAAAATCATACAAGTGATGAAAATAACATTCGTGCTGTTACCCGTAATCAGACACATATAGAATTCACATCTTGGAATGATGTTTGCAAAACTGTAgatatgggtatagtccactaatgcattttccataggcggtaatgttaacgttatggttcatagctccggccctaattttcgttcagcaacgagggacctcttgaatgaaagctcatcaaattgtctctttcctgttaaaattttgtggtttgaagtcagattcgttttccggcaaaatgcgtctgtattgaaaaactctgaaaatgaaagtaaagtagggaatttctcagttttggaaagggtgtacatcaaacaatttcatttcttttcttcaaatgataattcaattttgacacttgtttttaaaattgcaaatcctcttttctgacatgtgtcaagcattctgatttaaaatgtcccaataaatgtttatacactctgcaagtacagggactattttgcttaaatgcactactttgttgtcctaccgattctaaaaatatttagagggatatacccagaTATGCCAAAGTTACAACAAAATGATCCagatttgaaattatttcatAATGCAAAGAAAGAGGGTCATCAACCAGATGAAGTTCTATTAAAAGATACTAGTCCTGCTTGCACATATTACTTCAATGTGTGGAGTTCTATTGTATTGAAAGATGACAATTTGTACAAAGAGTACATCTCAAAGGATGGCAATTATACTTACCTTCCACTATTGTTACCACATTCCTTGCGTGAAGAAGTATTACAACAGATGCACAACTCAATAGTGTCTGGACATCTAGGCATTAAAAAGacaactgaaaaaataaagaaattgttcCATTGGTACGAAATGAGAACTGATATACAAGTCTGGATAGAGAAATGTCATGCTtgtcaaatgaataaaatttctaATAAACCTGTAAAGGCTCCCATGGGTAACATGAGTGCAGGAGCACATATGGATCGTTTATCTATAGATATACTTGGACCATTACCAAGGACTCCTCGAGGCAACAAATATATACTTATTGCGATGGATTATTTTAGTAAATGGGTGGAGATATTACCCGTTCCTGATCAAACTTCAGAAACATGTGCTGACAcaattttaaatgaagtaaTTGCAAGATATGGCTGCCCCGAAAGTATACACAGCGACCACGGTAGGAATTTTGAAAGCAGTTTATTTCAagagttttgtaaaatattagaAATCAAGACAACCAGGACAACTCCAAGAAATCtaacgcggctatgttaaggctgcccgattaatttTACAGCGATATGTAGTGTTGGGAAATATCTTGCATGACGTCAAGGTGCATGTGACGTTGTGAGACATtgctattatgacgtcatcataATATGACGTCATGGTAACGTGacaataattatgtttatgttCAAATTAGTCTAGATAAACCAGTCAAAGCGTTCAGATGTGTTTTCATTCTATCTGACTCAAAGACCACTATACAATCGCGACattttggtgccgtgaccaaaCGGAGAGAATATGACTTCTAAACTTAGAGCAGTTCGTTCAGGACAAAGAAGTGCTGTAACAAGACTTTTGAGAAAATTGGAAGAATCTATTTTAGAGGAAAACAATTCAGAGGATACAGAAACCATAATGGCGATACTGGAGGAGAAACAAGACACGTTAGAGAAAATCAACAGTCAGATCCTACAAGAATTATCGAGTGAGGAAGAGATCCAAATGGAAAACAGAGATTCAGTTGAGTACATGTTACATTTAAGACTAAAATTAGCAGAGTTGACAAAGAGCGCTTCATCTACCAAGACTTTAGAGAATGTTCATCAATCTACATCCatcaatttaaatgtaaatgcgCAAGAGTTTGCTCAATGCAATGACATGTCACAAGGTAACTCAGGAAACCCTATGACTCATTATACTGTGGACAAAAAAGATGATAATGATATCTGGGATTTACAATCACTAAGGAGAGCCGTAAAGGTAGAGCCATGCATTCAAGATGCTGGACAAGCTAGCAATCTAAGATCAAGCCAGGAATCCCAGGAATTCATTCCAGCAGCTAACTTGGTTGTTGGGTCAAGTCATAAAAAGACTAACAAACCACAACATTTTGTTAAGCTATGTTTATTCTGCAATGGTAAACATTCACCAGCAATATGCCGTATTATTCAAGATTGTGAGGCGAGAATATCcatcataaaagaaaaaagagtaTGCTTCAACTGTTTAGGGAAACACAAAGTAAAAAATTGTCAGTCACATTTCAAATGCAGGATTTGTAAGAAGACTCATCACACCAGCATATGTTACAAGTCACAATTCCTGAAGCCACCATCTACGAGCTCAGTCAAAAATTCAGAGAGGACAAAGGAGAAAGAATCACATCAATTAGAGCAGTCAATCCAATTACATTACTCAAAACAGCTGAAAGGAGATCGAAGTAAAGAGGAAGAGAAAGTAACCACAACCAAGGAGACAAACAAACTGAATACCAAACTACAGACTGCTGAGACAAGAACAAATCAGACAAAAAAGTCAGCTTTCAACACAGTCTATAATAAAGAGAAGGAAGACCAAGAACAAGAAGATATGGTGGAAAAGCTTAAATCAGAGATTTTGCAGTTAAGGAGAGAGAATTTCAAACTTAAAAGAAAGTCATCTTTTAAGAATCACAAAATCCAGAAAATACAGAGAGAAAATTCAGATTTAGAACAGAAGATGAAGAGTCTAGAAGATCTGAACAACCAGCTTCAAGCACAAACACAGAAAACTCAATCCAACGTGGAACCATGCAGTGAGACCCTCACCACATCACAGGAAATGGCAAACAAAGATACAGCAGACTTGAGACTCTACCTGGATTAACTAGAACTTCGAGTGATCAATCTGGAGATGGGAAAGAATATTGCTACTTTAGAGGAGATAATGAAACAAAACTCATCATTGATGACACAGCTATGGGAATTGAATCCATATACCCATAACAACTTGGAGAAATTCAAATTCTATAGAGCATTAGAAGAAAACAATATTCACCACAGGCATTACCACAAGAGAGCAGGAGCTACATTCAACGAATTCAAGATTGGAGAATTGGTCCAAGAACATACTGACTTTcccaaaatatgaaaat
This genomic window from Magallana gigas chromosome 5, xbMagGiga1.1, whole genome shotgun sequence contains:
- the LOC136275623 gene encoding spindle assembly abnormal protein 6 homolog, producing the protein MAILEEKQDTLEKINSQILQELSSEEEIQMENRDSVEYMLHLRLKLAELTKSASSTKTLENVHQSTSINLNVNAQEFAQCNDMSQGNSGNPMTHYTVDKKDDNDIWDLQSLRRAVKVEPCIQDAGQASNLRSSQESQEFIPAANLVVGSSHKKTNKPQHFVKLCLFCNGKHSPAICRIIQDCEARISIIKEKRVCFNCLGKHKVKNCQSHFKCRICKKTHHTSICYKSQFLKPPSTSSVKNSERTKEKESHQLEQSIQLHYSKQLKGDRSKEEEKVTTTKETNKLNTKLQTAETRTNQTKKSAFNTVYNKEKEDQEQEDMVEKLKSEILQLRRENFKLKRKSSFKNHKIQKIQRENSDLEQKMKSLEDLNNQLQAQTQKTQSNVEPCSETLTTSQEMANKDTADLRLYLD